A genomic region of Thiohalospira halophila DSM 15071 contains the following coding sequences:
- the hisF gene encoding imidazole glycerol phosphate synthase subunit HisF, with protein sequence MSLAKRIIPCLDVEGGRVVKGVQFVDIRDAGDPVEAAQRYDQQGADELTFLDITASHEGRGTILEVVEAVAGRVFIPLTVGGGVRAVEDVRALLAAGADKVAINTAAVNDPALVRAAADRFGRQCIVVAIDARQVEPGRWEIFTHGGRTPTGLDAVEWAARMEEEGAGELLVTSMDRDGTRDGFDIDLTRAIADRVGVPVIASGGVGNLDHLAEGLRDGHADAVLAASIFHFGEYTIGEAKAHLHRAGLPVRL encoded by the coding sequence ATGAGCCTGGCCAAGCGCATCATCCCCTGCCTGGACGTGGAGGGCGGCCGGGTGGTCAAGGGGGTCCAGTTCGTCGACATCCGCGACGCCGGCGACCCGGTGGAGGCGGCCCAGCGCTACGACCAGCAGGGCGCCGACGAGCTCACCTTCCTGGACATCACCGCCAGCCACGAGGGTCGCGGCACCATCCTGGAGGTGGTCGAGGCGGTGGCCGGGCGGGTCTTCATCCCGCTCACCGTGGGCGGCGGCGTGCGCGCGGTGGAGGATGTGCGCGCCCTGCTCGCCGCCGGCGCCGACAAGGTCGCCATCAACACCGCCGCGGTGAACGACCCCGCCCTGGTCCGCGCCGCCGCCGACCGCTTCGGCCGCCAGTGCATCGTGGTGGCCATCGACGCCCGCCAGGTGGAGCCGGGCCGCTGGGAGATCTTCACCCACGGCGGCCGCACCCCCACCGGCCTGGACGCGGTGGAATGGGCGGCGCGCATGGAGGAGGAGGGGGCCGGCGAGCTGCTGGTGACCAGCATGGACCGCGACGGCACCCGGGACGGCTTCGACATCGACCTCACCCGCGCCATCGCCGACCGCGTGGGCGTGCCGGTCATCGCCTCCGGCGGCGTGGGCAACCTCGACCACCTGGCCGAGGGGCTGCGCGACGGCCACGCCGACGCCGTCCTGGCGGCGAGCATCTTCCACTTCGGCGAATACACCATCGGCGAGGCCAAGGCCCACCTCCACCGGGCCGGCCTGCCGGTCCGCCTCTGA
- the hisH gene encoding imidazole glycerol phosphate synthase subunit HisH: protein MGGKVTVVDYGSGNLHSVAKALERVGASHVEVSADPAAIRSAERIVFPGVGALGDCMAELRRRELDTAITDAVAAGIPLLGVCVGMQALFEHGEESGGTAGLGLLPGQVRAFPENLQDLTTGQRLKVPHMGWNEVHQVIEHPLFAGIPQDARFYFVHSYYAEPAGPDPIAAFTLYPYPVTAAVAAENVFGVQFHPEKSQEHGLTLFANFLTWDGRP from the coding sequence ATGGGGGGCAAGGTCACCGTCGTCGACTACGGCAGCGGCAACCTCCACTCCGTGGCCAAGGCCCTGGAGCGGGTGGGCGCCAGCCACGTGGAGGTCAGCGCCGATCCGGCCGCCATCCGCTCGGCGGAGCGCATCGTCTTCCCCGGCGTGGGGGCGCTGGGCGACTGCATGGCGGAGCTGCGCCGCCGCGAGCTGGACACCGCCATCACCGATGCCGTGGCCGCCGGGATCCCGCTGCTGGGGGTCTGCGTCGGCATGCAGGCGCTGTTCGAGCACGGCGAGGAGAGCGGCGGCACCGCCGGGCTGGGGCTGCTGCCCGGGCAGGTGCGCGCCTTCCCCGAGAACCTCCAGGACCTGACCACCGGCCAGCGGCTGAAGGTCCCGCACATGGGGTGGAACGAGGTCCACCAGGTCATCGAGCACCCGCTCTTCGCCGGCATCCCCCAGGATGCCCGCTTCTACTTCGTGCACAGCTACTACGCGGAGCCGGCCGGTCCGGACCCCATCGCCGCCTTCACCCTCTACCCCTATCCGGTAACGGCGGCGGTGGCGGCAGAGAATGTCTTCGGGGTGCAGTTCCACCCGGAGAAGAGCCAGGAGCACGGCCTGACGCTGTTCGCCAACTTCCTCACCTGGGATGGCCGCCCCTAG
- the hisI gene encoding phosphoribosyl-AMP cyclohydrolase translates to MSEAWLDAIAFDDQGLVPVIAQDRDSGRVLMFAWADREALRRTAAEGRAVYYSRSRGKLWPKGEESGNVQEVHDIRLDCDGDVVLLSITQHGGAACHTGRESCFFHRLEGEEWVVTDPVLTDPEQLYGSHHHE, encoded by the coding sequence ATGAGCGAAGCCTGGCTGGACGCCATCGCCTTCGACGACCAGGGCCTGGTCCCGGTCATCGCCCAGGACCGCGACAGCGGCCGGGTGCTGATGTTCGCCTGGGCCGACCGCGAGGCCCTGAGGCGCACCGCCGCCGAGGGCCGCGCTGTCTACTACTCCCGCTCCCGGGGCAAGCTCTGGCCCAAGGGGGAGGAGTCCGGCAACGTCCAGGAGGTCCACGACATCCGCCTGGACTGCGACGGCGACGTGGTCCTGCTCTCCATTACGCAGCACGGCGGCGCCGCCTGCCACACCGGCCGGGAGAGCTGCTTCTTCCACCGCCTGGAGGGCGAGGAGTGGGTGGTCACCGACCCGGTGCTCACGGACCCGGAACAACTCTACGGGAGCCACCACCATGAATGA
- the hisA gene encoding 1-(5-phosphoribosyl)-5-[(5-phosphoribosylamino)methylideneamino]imidazole-4-carboxamide isomerase, whose amino-acid sequence MDIIPAIDIQDGRCVRLRQGDLADATVYGDDPAVMADRWVDEGARRLHLVDLDGAVAGTPRNADIIRRIRANHPELPTQVGGGIRDAETAAGYLEAGVGRVIIGTRAVADPDFVGDLCRDFPGRVIVGLDARDGLVATDGWEQTSQWSVIDLARRFEGDGVAAIIYTDIGRDGMLAGLALEETAALARATEIPIIASGGVSSLEDIRALCGVAEDGIVGAITGRAIYEGTLDLAAGQQLADELCPEGAA is encoded by the coding sequence ATGGACATCATACCCGCCATCGACATCCAGGACGGCCGCTGCGTGCGCCTGCGCCAGGGCGACCTGGCCGACGCCACGGTCTACGGCGACGACCCGGCGGTCATGGCCGACCGCTGGGTGGACGAGGGCGCCCGCCGCCTCCACCTGGTGGACCTGGACGGCGCCGTCGCCGGCACGCCGCGCAATGCCGACATCATCCGCCGCATCCGCGCCAACCACCCGGAGCTGCCCACCCAGGTGGGCGGCGGGATCCGCGATGCCGAGACCGCCGCCGGCTATCTCGAGGCCGGCGTGGGCCGGGTAATCATCGGGACCCGCGCCGTGGCCGATCCCGACTTCGTCGGCGACCTCTGCCGCGACTTCCCCGGCCGGGTCATCGTCGGCCTGGATGCCCGGGACGGCCTGGTGGCCACCGACGGCTGGGAGCAGACCTCGCAGTGGTCGGTCATCGACCTGGCGCGGCGCTTCGAGGGCGACGGCGTGGCCGCCATCATCTACACCGACATCGGCCGGGACGGCATGCTCGCCGGCCTCGCCCTGGAAGAGACCGCCGCCCTGGCCCGGGCCACCGAGATCCCCATCATCGCCTCCGGCGGCGTCTCCTCCCTGGAGGACATCCGCGCCCTGTGCGGCGTGGCGGAGGACGGCATCGTCGGCGCCATCACCGGCCGCGCCATCTACGAGGGCACCCTGGACCTGGCCGCCGGCCAGCAGCTGGCCGACGAGCTGTGCCCGGAGGGCGCGGCATGA